CGGCAGCCCCACCCATCCGCGGGGTATGGGACCGCTTATCCGTCTGTGTCTCTACTATGGAATAGAGCTCTGGTTCATCCCGCAATCAGAACCATGGCGTAATGGTGTGGTCGAGCAGTTCAACAACCACTACCAACAGAAGTTTCTCAACCGGGTCCCCATGCGAACAGCAGATGAACTGAGAAAAGGCGCTTTGGCCTTTGAGCACAAACATAACAGCCGCTATCGATACAGCAAGCTCAATGGTAAAACACCTCTGGAAGCTCTGGCTCAGTCAGGAAAGAGACCAGGGTCAGGGTGTTATCACCTGATCCGCCTTATTCGGAGTGACTGCAAACTCGATATATTTGGTGAGTCTTTCCGGGTTTCACCAGACCTCCAGTATGAGTACGTGGTGGCGACTATCGATGTTAAAAAGCAAAAGCTCAAACTCTTCCATGATCAATTTCAAGTGGATGAATTTGATTATAAATTATCTTGAAAAAAACATATGGAATCAGGATTAACATCCTGATTCCTTTTAAACTGTTAACGATGTCCTGGCACATTTTTGTGTAAACGATGTCCTGGCACTTATCAGGTAGAGGCTCGCCTAATCCAAATTGAAAAGTCGGCCATCCTTTGGAAGGGGGTCTGCAACATCGTCGAAGACTACCCCTCTGAAAGAAGGCTCACACTGGCCAAACTCATGTCAGATGATCTCGCACTCAAAGACAGGATTGCCAAAGCTGCAGAGGAGTGTACAACTGAGTTATTCTTTCAATTTTCGGGAAAAATGAATCCAAACCGTCCTGAGTATGGACGTGTTCTGTCATGGTTAAGATGAAACAACCGCTATTACTACTATCCATAGCCGCAATTACCTTTTTTCTCAACGCTTGTACCGGGCTGGTTCCGATACAATTCAGCACGCCTGTATTCCCAGAGGCGAATATTAGAATGAGTAAAAACGGGGTCATCAGTCTGCCCGGTCTTGACCTTAAGGTTGTGCCCCGCAATGAGGATTATCCTTTTATCCTGATTGGGTTTATAGTTCCGATCATCCCGATACCCTCTTTTCTCTTTTCCCCTGATCGTCCACAGTTTGAAATTCTGCTTGTCCTGGATCCCGAAGGAGAGGATTTCGCCCTCGACCCCGGGAGTATAGTTCTCCAAATCTCGGGAAAACCGGCCATCCCGCCTGTTGGGTTCAAGCGCGGACCCGGTGCTTTTACTTCTGAGAATGGTGGAATTTTATTATCCCTTGGAAAGCCTCCAGGTGTATCTTGCAACGTTGATTCGCACTCGGATACTGTCCCAATCCCCGTATCGCCTATCCCTGTACTTGAACGCACCTGCTTCCTGTTAACATTTAATATTCGCTCCCCCTTGCCAGAGAAGGAGTTTACACTCTTCATCGATGGGGTCACAAAAGCGGGTCAACCATTTCCCATCCCACCGATCCACTTTAAGAAAGGATGGACGCTGGAATTTGATTTTGGTGTTCCTATTTGATTTGTTTGATTCCAGAGAGATGCGTGACAGGCTTACCCCAATATAAAAAAGCTTACTTGCAAGAGAAACGTTGCACAAAAACATAGGGGTTTCAAGTCTTTCCTCAAGTATTTCTTTCACAAAATCCCCTCTGCCGGCGTTTTTTGCCCATGACTGTCGAACCCGGGTTATTTGTAAATATTCGATATATGTTATAATTTTACCGGTAACCAGGAACAATATATCAATAGAAGAATAAAATGGCACCACTATCAACAACAAATATGTCTTCAAAAGGACAAACTGTTATACCCGAGGAATCTGAATCTGGGTTCAAATCTTGAATATTAAGTTTAGATATTGTTTTGGGTTTCTTTACAAATAAATACTTAACATTTAAAATGTGACTCTGAACAGAGTTCTCACGATTTTTTGCATTTGCAAAAATCGCGCCCTTTTTGAAAGCCTCTGATGAGGGCGTTGACAGCTCGAAGATATATATGATTAAATCTCAAAGTCTTGAACGAAGTGACACCAGGCAGTTAGTATGGCTTGGCCGATCTGATGTATGCATGGACAGGAGGGCATATAGCCATTCTGATACTGTAAGAACAAGGGGGTATGGCAGAAAAAGACTTAGACGCTGATGATGAAGGAGTAAGCCGTGCGCTATGTGCTTTCTTATGGAGCGTTGAGGCATGCAATTCACCAATGCTTTATGAACAAAAAACAAAAAGGAGGTAAGAATGAAGCAACCCTTAAATCTTATGTTTATCGTAAGTATGGTATGTCTGGTGGGATTTCTCGGTGGATGTGCCACAATACTGAGCGGCAACACACAAAAGGTTAATGTTACGACTGAGACCGGTAAAAAGTATACTGCCATGATCGATGGTCAAAAATTTACAGTGCCATCAATTATTGAACTGACACGAGAAAATAAGAACAAGGTATTGACACTTGAAGAGTGTCCTGATCAGAAAGTTTTACTTCACAAGGAAATTAACCCTGTATTCTTTGTGAATATACTGTCTGGTGGTGTTTTTGGTTCAACCACTGATTATGCTTCAGGTGCTATGTGGAAATACCAGCCAGAGAATGTAACTGTAAAGTGTCCATCGCGGTAAAAAAGAAAACACTATCATTCCTAAGAGGAGGATTAATCCTCCTCTTACTTTTACTCCATTTTGACATCAGCTACAGTGAAGACAATATCGAACTCGTCTCTCCCAATCTCAATGAAGTTACAATGAATCGTATTATAGAAACTGCAATTGAAAAAAATTTATATAATTCTAATATCTGGAAGTCCCTGCTACACGTAACAAATAATAAGATAAACATAGAAGACCCAAACTTTATCCTGAGCGGTGATGATTTTAGTTTGGAGAACGAACTTGTAAAAACAATTCAATCCTTTTTTGATGTGCCCAATGACTCTGTTAAACATCCAATTTGTAGGTTCCCCGCAAGATTTTTCTGGATAAAGTCTGAGCTGGATTTGAATGATAGTATATTTCCTGATGTCCGCTGTCCTGAGTTTGAAGAATACCTGAATCGAGCTCCTGCTCAAAAGATCTCTCTGGTTTTTGTCTCGGAAAATGTTTCACAGCCATCAAGTATGATGGGGCATGTCCTTCTAAAACTATCCGGATATGATTATAACTCAAACTATGTTGAGCATGCAGTTTCATTTTATACTATTATAGATACAATAAACATTCCACTTTTAATTATAAAAAGTACATTAACAGGTATGAATGGATTTTTCTCGTTATTACCCTATGGTGAGCAGGTCAAAAGATATTTAGAAGTGGAAGACAGAAATGTGTGGGAATATGAGTTGGATTTGTCTGAAAAAAGTAAGACACTCATGTATTATCATATCTGGGAACTGAGAGATTTACAAATGAGATACCTTTTTACCGGCTATAATTGTGCAACAGTAATATACAATATTCTGTCTTTGAGCTCAGAGAACTTTTTAAAGAATAACAAACGGTTATGGATAACTCCAAAAGATGTATTAAAAGAAGCATATCAAAACAATTTGATTGTAGGAACAAAGCTTATCCCATCTGATAAATGGTATATCAGAATGCTTTCTGAGGCATTAGATAGCAACAGTATTGATTATATCTATAATCTTTTAAATTTTAAAAAAAACTTCGAACGTGTCGAGCTAAGTGACGACGTCCCTAAGAGACTTTACCAGGCTGAGTTGATAAGAGCCTATGCCGGTTATCTTTACAAGCAGGAAGAGATCGATAAAAAGGAACTAAATATAATCATGAAGGTAACCGAAAAAAAAACACCATTAAACAGCACTTATTATATCGATCTTTCACAATACAAGTCTCCACTCAAAACCTTTGATGATAGTCAACTGGGGCTTGGATATAGAACGGAAAAAAACCGCAATTATATGAAACTTTACTTTTTACCTGCTTCAAATTCACTTTCGGATGATAATAGAGAATACTTTAATGAAAACTCTCTAAAATTAGGTGAACTTAGTTTATTGATATCCAAGAAATCCATTAAATTAGAATCATTTCAACTATACGCTATGAAATCTCTTATTCCTTGGAACAAATTTGTAAAAGGTACGTCTGGTGAATTTAGAATAGGGTTAGAAGAACATTACGATAAAAAATTAGAGAGTACTCTTGCAGTGAACATTTCAGGTGGTATCGGATTAACAAAAAAAATATCTACTGATATCAATACCTATTTATTAATAAATGGAGGGGCAGGCTATGGAAAATCTCGTTTCTATCTATACTTATATCCAGAGGTTGGCGCAACCGTATATGAACTTATGAATATGAAAACAACCCTTTCATACAAATATGTTTATAATCAGCTTGGGTCAAACAATTTTTATCACAACTTTGACATTACGCAATCTTTTTTCTGGCATAGGAAGTTCAAGCTATCTACAACCTTTAAGCGACGTTTTAATGATCGATACTCGAATAATACATGTGAGTTAATGTTTCATGTTTACTTTTAGCGTTGAATGTGTCGGGAAGAAAGGACAGCGTCAGAAATGGCCGGCACCGCCAAGGAATACCACAAGAACTGAGTTAGTGGGAGGACGAAGGGGACATCCTATATACCTTTATCAATACTCCATTTTAGCTGAACAAGCGCATTGCTGTCTTCCATTAGGTTAACCTGTCCCCCTGTCTCTTTGCGTCCTGGTAAAAACACAATCACAAGACAAACACATCACAAGGCTTGTCAAATGCCATTAAATGTGATATATTGACTACAAATGTATCTTTAGTTGTTTGTGCCAGTCAAAAACCTGCTGTAGCTGACAGTGATTTTCAGCAAAGCATGTTCAGGCACTCGTCAGTTACTTTCTTGTTAAATTTTTATCACTATTAATTGGAGGTAACTATGGAGACACATGAAGTTACACAAAGGCTCCTGGAAGCAAAAAAGAGAAAGGAAAAATCTTTTGCTGATTTGGGGAAACTTATCAACAGAGATGAAGTATGGGTAGCATCCCTTTTCTATCGTCAAGCGAGTGCCTCTGCAGAAGAGGCTTCAATATTAGCTTCAGAACTGAAGATAGAAAAAGAGCTCGCTGATAAGTTAACCGAATGTCCTGTCAAAGGACTCGGTCCCGCAGTTCCCACCGACCCTTTAATCTATAGATTCTATGAAATCATGCAAGTCTATGGAATGCCTATGAAGGCCGTAATACACGAAAAATTCGGTGACGGCATTATGAGTGCAATCGACTTCACACTCACAATTGATAAAGAAAATGATCCCAAGGGTGACCGGGTAAAAATCACCATGAACGGGAAATTCCTGCCTTATAAAAAATGGTAGGCTTACTGTCTGCCTATAAAATATTTAAATATAACAATGCAACTGTTCGTTGCATTGTTATATTTAACCCAAGCCAAAAACCCTGCCCTAATTATTACTTCAAGATCAGATGGTAACAACTGATTCCCTTCAATGTGAAAAATACCTTTACTTCCCTTTTCGATAATGCAAAACTACAACTCATCCTGTCCATACAAAAGTTAAGTACAAAAACACGTAATCTTAGAAAAACTCAGTCATGAGAATGTTCGGCCACTTCTGGAGTGATAAGGAGGTGATGACTATAAGATGACTTAGAAACAGGGAAGGTCTTTTACGGGTGGTGGTTGACCTTAAGAAAAGATCACCAGAATCAAGAAAACATAAATGTATAACTCATAAAATAGGGTGGGCCTTCCCCCCCACTCTCAAAAGGAAAAAAGGAGGCAAGAAAAATGTGGAAAAACAAAATATATATCTTCTTATTACTTTTTGCGGCATTTTCTCTTTTATTTATGACAGGATGCGTCAAGAAAGCAAGGCTTTATGGTGTCACCACATGGGATGGAGGATGTCCCGGCAGCGCGAGGCCAGCGTGGGATGACATGGGATTGGCCTGGTATAACGAAGTCACAGACAGTACAGCCCATGGGAAAGATGCTTTCACTAAAGATGGTCAATTCATAAACGGCAATATCGTAGATAGCATGTTTACTGATGTTGCAGTTGTTGCATGGGGAAATGACCATAACAATATCGATAAGGCTGATGCTGCAATGATCTTTATGCACGGAAGTGAAAACAACGACCGGTGGCAGGGAAGTGTCAGGGTGGATGAAGCAGGCTCAGGAAACTGTAGTACCTGGCAGGGTGATATGCGATTTGGCAACACTGATCTCGAATTCCTTCATCTATCTTCATGCAATAGCCTTGACGACAATCAATGGGCTGACAGATGGTGGCAATCCTTCAACGGTCTTCATCAGGTAAATGGTTTTCATGGTTTTATGTGGATAGGCCAGGGTCTTGTAAGCGATTACGAGGACTTTGCAGATGATGCCTTCTCTACAACCATTGTGAATGCATGGCTTGATAATATGTATCATCCGGATATAAGTGGCACAGACGATCAGTGTCCCGTTGCTTACGCAGTAGGTGCTGACAGCAATGACACATGGAACCGAATGGGGACAGAAAGATACAACAACATCCTTGGCGACCCAACAACTGTTGGATACTGGGGAGCTATCTATATTGAGAACTGTGACCCTGCAAATGAGGATGTTATAGGAAATGACATCTAAAATAAAGGAGGAGAAAAATGTTAAAAAATAAAAAGGTTTTCTCAATAATAATTGTTGTGGCTATTTGTATCTTTTCATTACAGCTGGTGGTTGCCTGGGGGCAGGAAGAAAAACGCAAAATGTCTGCGGACTACTACAGTCTTGCGAAAGAAAACCTTCCAGTGTGGGATGAACAAGTTTTGAAAGCACCGGCTACTAAAGTCTGGACTGATAAAACATCCGTAGAGGCAGTGGCCAATGCAGTAAATGATAAAGTTCTTGAAAAAATTGATAAAGAAAAAAAGACTGATACCTATCAGGATAAGGAGAGAAAAGTCAAGATTGACAGATATCGCGGTTATATCCGTTACCTTAATCAAAACAGACAGTTCCGATATGGTACCTCTCCCACAACACCTGTTGATAAGCAAGAAGCTGAAGAGAAAATATTCAAAACAGTGAAAATCATTGGGCTACCTGTTGACGAATTACAGAAAGCAAGAGTCGATACGGTCGTGTCAGAAGGAGGCTCAATAAAGGCTAAAAAGATAGACGGGAAAATATATATGGAAAGGCTTGTAACTATCAAGCGCCGTATAAACAATCTTCCTGTTTACGGGTCTATGTTAAGGGGTTCTATTTCTAACAAAGGCGAAGTGGCCCGGCTTCTTATTAAGTGGCCGGACTTTATCCCTGCCAAGACAAAACGCTTACGTGTTAGAGATTCAGTAATCGAGGAGATAGCAAAACGCATTGATGAACAGGCTAAAGGACAACCTGTTGCTGTCAATATGAAGCTTGGGCATATTCCGTCCCATATCAAAGAGAGAATAGAGTATACACCAGGAATTATTGTCACGGTATTACCATCACAATCAACCGGCTTTATATTCACCGTGCCGATCGTAGAGTAGCAAGGATTAGACTATGATTTTAACCTTAATTATTCTGAGAACTGCAAATCATGTTTTTACCGGTGACCACCCTGCATGTCATGCATGGGTGGTCTTCACGGCAGGCAGTTAGCAGGAAAGGGGGAAGACAGTAATGAAATCCTGGATTATGAGAATATTCGCAATACCTGCAACTGTACTTTTTGTTTATGGATGTGCACAGTCTGTCAAGTTAAGACAACCTGCTGAAAACAGCCAAGGCCAACGAGTCGCTATGCAAAATCAGCAAGGGGAGATCACTTTGGAGGTTGAATTTCATCCCAGAGCCGACCAAAACACTTTTGTTGCAGATTTGGATAATACACCAATTACAAGCGAATTTCCGACTTCCGGTATTCGGCGTACAGCCACAGTAAATGCTTCTCAGGGACCCCATGTTCTTCGCTTGGAAGCAGACATGTCTCCGAGCAGAGCATTTGATAGCTTGGGGCGTAACTATAATTTCACTGTCTGTAAAGCTTCATCGCCTCCGTTCTGCGATCGCTTTGCAAGGAATGGCTATCTTCGCGACAGCTATCGCTGGTTTGATGAAGGCAGTGCTGATACCTATCAGATAAGCGGCGGCCAACTGCAAATTACCGCGGGCATGGGACAGGATTTATGGGGTGGGCTCAAAAGAGGGGCTCCGGTGATGTTACATCCGGCTCCTGAAGGAAACTACGTGGTAGAAAGCCTTGTTGGTTCAGAGTGGTCGCCTGGCTCATATCCAAGAATTAATACACAAGTAGGCTTGTTTGTGTTTGAGGATGTTGAAAATTGGCTGTTCTTCGGTTTCACTTTTCACAGGAGTCAGGGGGGTACACTCCCAGACGGTAACGGGCTGATTATAACCTCGACTATTGGAAACTCATCGAGGGTAGTGTATTATGAAGATTTTGGACCACCACTCATCGGTACACTAAAGATCGAGAAGTCAGGTAATTTGTGGCGATTTTATGTTAAATCAGGTAGTTCCTGGAATCAGGTTGGCCCTCCGGTTCAGGCTTCATTTGGATGTCACGAGGTTGGAATGGGAGTAAAGTCGTTTCAAAGTGGCGGGACCGCAGTACGGGGTCATTTTGACAATTTTTGCATCCGATAGTTAACAACGGTTTGCCCAGTAAAAGAAACCAATTTTTCACAGAGTGATATCCTTAAAACATTACTCAGGGCGTTTTGGAAACACGGCCTATGCTGCCACAAAGCAATGCAACCGAGTTTCCCATGCAGAACGCTGTCCAGTATTAACTGAACCGCCCCGGACAGATCTTCCTGGATAAAAACGTGAACTTTTGCTATGAGTCCCGCCATCGGCGGGACTCATAGATTTGCTTCAGGCTCCCACCATACAAAACCCCACGGTTTTGCCCTTGCCTTTCACCAACCGTTTCCGTTATATTGCATATAATAATGTATAATCTTCCGGCAGGGGACTTCCTGCCTGTGCATTGCACGCAGACGGGTCTCACCATTAGCTCATATCCTTGCCGGGCGCACACAATCCGGGGCAGCCGACAGCGTAAATGCCGCGGCGGAACTCTACGATATACAAATGATTACTTTTATATTGAGATGCTATGAATAGACTGATTAAATTAGTCATCAAATCCCTACTACTTACATCAATATTGATGTTTGCAGGAGTTGCCCTGTCTCAGGCTGCTGAGTTGCAGAAGTTCTCTGACGCAAGATTGATAAATAATCCGGCAAATGATGGAGATAGCTTCCTTGTGAAGGCTGATGGGAAAACCCTCCATGTGAGACTCTATTTTGTTGACTGTCCTGAAACTTCAACGAGTTCTAAAAGTGATGCACGACGGGTAAGAGAACAAACACGCTATTTCGGACTGTCCAACCCGGCACGTATCATTCATTTCGGTAACAAAGCAAAAACATTTGTTGAAGGCAGGCTTGCCAACCCTTTTACTCTTTATACTGCCTTTGCAAGTGCGATGGGAAGATCATCCAGTGGGCGGGTATATGCATTTATCACTACATCAGATGGAAATGATTTGGCAAGTCTGCTTGTTAAAAAAGGGTTAGCCCGCACACGTGGTACAGGTAGAAAAACGCCTGACGGTATACCTCGCAGTGAAATGATTAAGAGGCTTAGGGATATAGAGATTTCGGCAATGTTGAAACGTATCGGCATTTGGTCGGAGAGTGATCCTGATCGAATTGCCGAGCTTCGTGCCAAGGAACGTCGTGAAGAGGGTGAACTGCAGGAAATACAAAATCAAGTTTCTAAAGCCAACTCCCCAAAAGGGTTAGTTGACTTAAATACTGCAACCGAAAAAGAGCTTCAGTCTATCAAAGGAATCGGTCCGGTTTATGCGGCAAGAATTATTGCCGGACGCCCCTATAAATCCATAGATGACCTGCTCAAAGTAAAAGGGATTGGCCGTAAAAAGCTTGACAAGATTCGAGCTTATTTTACAGTTGGAAGATAATTATAAAAAAACGCTGGTAGCCGGACTAAACAAACATATTATTATCTGATTTAACAGGAGGGCTTGATAATGAAAAAAACCGATTGCAGGAGTTACAAAAATCGGGGTTCCCGGAAAACATTTCGTTTCTTTGGGGTAGCAGTACTGATAGTTTTAATGTTGGGAGGGCTTATTTCGGTTCTTGGTGGCTGTGCAGGTACCAGGCAGGCAATTGAAAACAGAGAGATGTCATTAAGTGCAAAGATGTCGGATACCATCTTTCTTAATCCTGAAGTACTTGAAAAGAATAACAGGATATATGTTCGCGTTACAAACACATCTGATTTTCAGGAGATAAATTTTGCTCAGCTTCTAAAAAATAAACTTTCCGCAAAGGGGTATACAATAACGAACAAACCATCTGAGGCTGGATATATAGTACAGGCAAACTTTCTTTACCTTGGTGCAAAGAAAAAAGACCTGACAGCAGATGGAATGCTTGTAGGTGGTTTTGGTGGTGCACTGGCTGGGAGCGCAATAGGAAAAGGCCGGCGTGGCCCTGCACTTGCAGCAGGAGCAGGAGCGGTAGTAGGAAGTGTAGTCGGTGGGCTTGTTGGTTCCATGGTACATGTGGATACATATTTGGGGGCAGTGGACATTCAGATCAAAGAGAGAGTGCCTGGAGGGGTGATTGGCACAATGCGGACAAATGCAAAACAGGGTTCTTCAACAACTCTGAAGACTACGCGGAGAATAGAATCGAAATTTCAGGAGTATCGAACCAGAATAGCTGTCAAGGCAACACAGACGAACATTGACAGGGTTAAAGCATGTAATGCAATAGCTCAAATGCTGGGTTCTAAAATAGCCGGTATGTTTTAAAATAACCGGAAACTTCTCTGGTTACATTTGTATAAAAAATCGTTAAACTAATAAATGACAAGATGTTGGTACATCCCGATAAAAAGGCAAAAGTCATCGGTCTCATGTCCGGCACGTCTCACGACGGGGTGGACGCTGCGCTGGTAGAGATAATGCCGGGTGGTACTACCGGGAATAACGCATCTGCAGACAGCATTGAATTAATCAAACACCTTCACCGTCCTTTCAGTAAGGCGCTGAGAGAGGAAATACAAGGTGCATTTTCCGGAAACACGGAACATATATGCAGGTTAAACTTCAAGCTGGGAGAGGTCTTTGCAAAAAGTGTACTATCCATGCTTGAGGTTTCAGGATTAAGCCCTGCGGATATTGATGCCATAGCCTCTCACGGCCAGACTATCTATCACATCCCACCTTCAGGCAGCCCGTCAAGGAGAAAATCCGGCTCTACCCTACAGATAGGTGAGGCGTCAGTGATAGCGGAAAGGACAGGCATTATGACCATATCTGATTTCAGGACCCGCGATATGGCTGCCGGAGGACACGGTGCACCACTGGTCTCGTTTGCGGATTATCTGCTTTTCAGAAAAAAGGGACAGACGATGGCTGTATTGAATATAGGAGGTATTGCCAATGTGACACTCGTTGAAGAGGAGATAGACAACACCATTGCCTTTGATACAGGTCCTGGAAATTCATTGATCGACGAGTCAATAAAATATTACTCATCCGGCAGACTCGCTTTTGACAGAAATGGCTCTGTTGCAGAATCCGGCCGGCCGGACAAGGGACTACTGAAAGAACTCCTGAAACATCCATACCTGAAGAAGAGACCACCAAAGACAACAGGCAGGGAGGTCTTTGGTGCAGAGATGGTAAAAGATATTTTCAGCAGATACGGCAAGCTCGCTTTCGAGGACATCATAGCAACACTGACCCATTTCACGGCAACAAGCACTTACAGGGCAATAATTCCACATGGGCCTGATGAGGTCATTGTAACAGGCGGAGGCACGAAAAACAGGTTTCTCATGAAACTCATCCACGGGATGTTCGGGGCAAAAGCGATCACTGTCAACAATATATCAAAATATGGTATTCCTCCTGAAGCAAAAGAGGCTGTAAGTTTTGCCCTGCTCGGTTATCAGACCCTGAACCTGCAGCCAGGCAACCTCCCCTCTGCCACAGGAGCGCATAGCAAGGTGATTCTCGGCAAGATAACCCTGCCATAAATTAATGGTTGAAAAACCTGATTAATGTAAATACCTCACAGGGTTTTCTGTAATACAGCTCATTACAACCTGTTCATCAATCCCCATCCCTATCAGCCTTTCTGAAACCTCGGTAACCGTCATACACCCGCCCGAGAGCCTGCCGCCACTCTCTGTTATACCCTGAGACTTCAATGATGTCCGTGTCTCTTTTACTGAATCTGAAACAATGATTATCCTTTCAGGATTTTTAACCTTGAATATAAGCTCAATTGTCTTTGCATGAAGATGAAATGGATCTGATATCACTTCAATAAAAACATCCTTATTCATGAGTCCAAACCCTGCAATTCCGGGCTCCCGGTGATGAAAGCCCCTCATGGCATTGAATAGATGTGTAATCCCCCGTGCCCCGGAATGAAAACCCCTCTCAGCCTCAGCATAAGTAGCATCAGAGTGCCCCATACTGACGATGATTCCCATACCGGATATTTTTCTTATCAGTCCCTCCGCACCCTTAATCTCCGGCGCAATGGTCATAATCCTTATAATATCTTCAAACCCATCGATCAGCATTTCAAGGTTGTACTCTTCTGCTTCAAGGAATGCCCCGGCATCAAGGGCACCACATTTTACTGGATTAAGAAAGGGGCCCTCAAGGTTTATACCAACAATAACTGCACGCCCATCTTCTCCCGCTTTCTGCCTCTCAATTGCACTCCTGATTGTGGCCATGTTTTCACGCATTACCTCAATGGCGGCAGGGTATACGGTAGGGATGATCTCCGAGACCCCCAGGCGGCCATGGATTTCCGCCATCTTCAGGATATCCCCAGCAGCCACCGTCCTCGTATCATAACCACCTATACCGTGAGTATGTATATCTATAATCTTCATTAATTCCTTCAGCCTTTACCCTCTTCAGCCCCACCACTCAGCCCCCTGAAGACAAAAACGCCAAAAAGCAACCCGACAAAAACGTATATGCCTCCCTCAACATGCCTCCCGAACAGGAGCATCCCAAGCCCTATGGTAATTCCGTAAATAAATATACACCCATAAAGCCAATCCCTGATAGAAACCTTTAACCCCTGATTCAAATTCTCCGTGTGATGGAGCTTCCCCTCTATCCTCTTCCACCCTGCCCCGCCTACATTGACCTTTCTGTAAAATTCCAGCAGGTGTTTTTCATCGACTGGTCCGGT
This window of the Nitrospirota bacterium genome carries:
- a CDS encoding integrase core domain-containing protein gives rise to the protein GSPTHPRGMGPLIRLCLYYGIELWFIPQSEPWRNGVVEQFNNHYQQKFLNRVPMRTADELRKGALAFEHKHNSRYRYSKLNGKTPLEALAQSGKRPGSGCYHLIRLIRSDCKLDIFGESFRVSPDLQYEYVVATIDVKKQKLKLFHDQFQVDEFDYKLS
- a CDS encoding adenosine deaminase — its product is MKQPLNLMFIVSMVCLVGFLGGCATILSGNTQKVNVTTETGKKYTAMIDGQKFTVPSIIELTRENKNKVLTLEECPDQKVLLHKEINPVFFVNILSGGVFGSTTDYASGAMWKYQPENVTVKCPSR
- a CDS encoding DUF4105 domain-containing protein encodes the protein MEIPARECNCKVSIAVKKKTLSFLRGGLILLLLLLHFDISYSEDNIELVSPNLNEVTMNRIIETAIEKNLYNSNIWKSLLHVTNNKINIEDPNFILSGDDFSLENELVKTIQSFFDVPNDSVKHPICRFPARFFWIKSELDLNDSIFPDVRCPEFEEYLNRAPAQKISLVFVSENVSQPSSMMGHVLLKLSGYDYNSNYVEHAVSFYTIIDTINIPLLIIKSTLTGMNGFFSLLPYGEQVKRYLEVEDRNVWEYELDLSEKSKTLMYYHIWELRDLQMRYLFTGYNCATVIYNILSLSSENFLKNNKRLWITPKDVLKEAYQNNLIVGTKLIPSDKWYIRMLSEALDSNSIDYIYNLLNFKKNFERVELSDDVPKRLYQAELIRAYAGYLYKQEEIDKKELNIIMKVTEKKTPLNSTYYIDLSQYKSPLKTFDDSQLGLGYRTEKNRNYMKLYFLPASNSLSDDNREYFNENSLKLGELSLLISKKSIKLESFQLYAMKSLIPWNKFVKGTSGEFRIGLEEHYDKKLESTLAVNISGGIGLTKKISTDINTYLLINGGAGYGKSRFYLYLYPEVGATVYELMNMKTTLSYKYVYNQLGSNNFYHNFDITQSFFWHRKFKLSTTFKRRFNDRYSNNTCELMFHVYF
- the cynS gene encoding cyanase; its protein translation is METHEVTQRLLEAKKRKEKSFADLGKLINRDEVWVASLFYRQASASAEEASILASELKIEKELADKLTECPVKGLGPAVPTDPLIYRFYEIMQVYGMPMKAVIHEKFGDGIMSAIDFTLTIDKENDPKGDRVKITMNGKFLPYKKW
- a CDS encoding DUF6345 domain-containing protein translates to MWKNKIYIFLLLFAAFSLLFMTGCVKKARLYGVTTWDGGCPGSARPAWDDMGLAWYNEVTDSTAHGKDAFTKDGQFINGNIVDSMFTDVAVVAWGNDHNNIDKADAAMIFMHGSENNDRWQGSVRVDEAGSGNCSTWQGDMRFGNTDLEFLHLSSCNSLDDNQWADRWWQSFNGLHQVNGFHGFMWIGQGLVSDYEDFADDAFSTTIVNAWLDNMYHPDISGTDDQCPVAYAVGADSNDTWNRMGTERYNNILGDPTTVGYWGAIYIENCDPANEDVIGNDI
- a CDS encoding helix-hairpin-helix domain-containing protein, whose product is MNRLIKLVIKSLLLTSILMFAGVALSQAAELQKFSDARLINNPANDGDSFLVKADGKTLHVRLYFVDCPETSTSSKSDARRVREQTRYFGLSNPARIIHFGNKAKTFVEGRLANPFTLYTAFASAMGRSSSGRVYAFITTSDGNDLASLLVKKGLARTRGTGRKTPDGIPRSEMIKRLRDIEISAMLKRIGIWSESDPDRIAELRAKERREEGELQEIQNQVSKANSPKGLVDLNTATEKELQSIKGIGPVYAARIIAGRPYKSIDDLLKVKGIGRKKLDKIRAYFTVGR
- a CDS encoding complement resistance protein TraT, translated to MKKTDCRSYKNRGSRKTFRFFGVAVLIVLMLGGLISVLGGCAGTRQAIENREMSLSAKMSDTIFLNPEVLEKNNRIYVRVTNTSDFQEINFAQLLKNKLSAKGYTITNKPSEAGYIVQANFLYLGAKKKDLTADGMLVGGFGGALAGSAIGKGRRGPALAAGAGAVVGSVVGGLVGSMVHVDTYLGAVDIQIKERVPGGVIGTMRTNAKQGSSTTLKTTRRIESKFQEYRTRIAVKATQTNIDRVKACNAIAQMLGSKIAGMF
- a CDS encoding anhydro-N-acetylmuramic acid kinase, which codes for MLVHPDKKAKVIGLMSGTSHDGVDAALVEIMPGGTTGNNASADSIELIKHLHRPFSKALREEIQGAFSGNTEHICRLNFKLGEVFAKSVLSMLEVSGLSPADIDAIASHGQTIYHIPPSGSPSRRKSGSTLQIGEASVIAERTGIMTISDFRTRDMAAGGHGAPLVSFADYLLFRKKGQTMAVLNIGGIANVTLVEEEIDNTIAFDTGPGNSLIDESIKYYSSGRLAFDRNGSVAESGRPDKGLLKELLKHPYLKKRPPKTTGREVFGAEMVKDIFSRYGKLAFEDIIATLTHFTATSTYRAIIPHGPDEVIVTGGGTKNRFLMKLIHGMFGAKAITVNNISKYGIPPEAKEAVSFALLGYQTLNLQPGNLPSATGAHSKVILGKITLP